The proteins below are encoded in one region of Colletotrichum lupini chromosome 5, complete sequence:
- a CDS encoding tubulin/FtsZ family protein produces the protein MREIIHLQTGQCGNQVGTAFWQTIHPEHGLDQDGQFTGTDEQQSERLNVYFTEAGRQKYVPRAVLVDLEPATMEAIRSGPLGNLFRPDNMVNGQSGAGNNWAKGHYTEGAELVDSVLDVVRREAEACDSLQGFQITHSLGGGTGSGMGTLLIAKVREEFPDRMMATFSVLPSAKVSEVVVEPYNATLSIHQLVENSDETFCIDNEALYDICRRTLKQAHPSYGHLNHLVSRVMSGLTTGFRFPGQLNADLRKLAVNLVPFPRLHFFTVGFAPLTSSASFSNLGVAELTQQMFDPKNVMLASDFRDGRFLTCSTMFRGKVSMKQVEDQIHAIKTKNSTNFVEWIPNNIQTAHCSVPPKGLDVSSTFIGNSTAIQNSFRRVGEQFSVMFRRKAFLHWYTGEGMDEMEFTEAESNMNDLVSEYQQYQDAGMDDEYAEEYEDEVPAEEE, from the exons ATGCGTGAAATT ATTCACCTCCAAACCGGCCAATGT GGCAACCAAGTCGGAACGGCTTTCTG GCAAACCATTCACCCTGAGCATGGCTTGGATCAGGATGGACA GTTCACTGGAACTGATGAGCAACAATCCGAGCGATTGAACGTCTACTTCACCGAG GCCGGTAGACAAAAGTATGTCCCTCGCGCTGTCCTGGTCGATCTCGAGCCCGCCACGATGGAGGCAATCCGCTCCGGCCCGCTGGGCAACCTCTTCCGCCCGGACAACATGGTCAACGGCCAATCCGGCGCCGGTAACAACTGGGCAAAGGGCCACTACACCGAGGGCGCCGAGCTCGTCGACTCCGTCCTGGACGTCGTGCGCCGCGAGGCCGAGGCCTGCGACAGCCTTCAGGGTTTCCAAATCACCCACTCGCTCGGTGGCGGCACGGGATCCGGTATGGGCACTCTGCTCATTGCAAAGGTCCGCGAAGAATTCCCCGATCGTATGATGGCCACCTTCTCCGTCCTCCCGTCCGCCAAGGTCTCCGAGGTCGTCGTCGAGCCGTACAATGCTACCCTGTCGATTCACCAGCTCGTTGAAAACTCGGACGAGACGTTCTGTATCGACAACGAGGCGCTGTACGATATTTGCAGACGCACACTTAAGCAGGCTCACCCCTCGTACGGACACTTGAACCACCTTGTGTCGAGAGTCATGTCCGGCCTGACGACTGGTTTCCGCTTCCCCGGCCAGCTCAACGCCGATCTCCGCAAGTTGGCCGTCAACCTCGTGCCCTTCCCGAGATTGCACTTCTTCACCGTCGGATTCGCGCCCCTCACCTCCTCCGCGTCCTTCTCGAACCTTGGCGTCGCCGAGCTCACCCAGCAAATGTTCGACCCCAAGAACGTCATGTTGGCGTCCGACTTCAGAGACGGACGCTTCTTGACTTGCTCCACCATGTT CCGCGGAAAGGTGTCCATGAAGCAGGTCGAAGACCAAATTCACGCCATCAAGACCAAGAACTCCACCAACTTTGTTGAGTGGATTCCCAACAACATTCAAACTGCCCACTGCTCCGTCCCGCCCAAGGGTCTCGACGTCTCGTCCACGTTCATCGGCAACTCCACTGCGATTCAGAACAGTTTCCGCAGAGTTGGCGAGCAGTTCAGCGTCATGTTCCGCAGAAAGGCCTTCTTGCACTGGTACACTGGCGAGGGCATGGACGAGATGGAGTTCACAGAGGCCGAGTCCAACATGAACGACTTGGTGTCCGAGTACCAGCAGTACCAGGACGCGGGCATGGATGACGAGTATGCCGAGGAGTACGAGGATGAGGTTCCCGCCGAGGAGGAGTAG
- a CDS encoding C6 zinc finger domain-containing protein, translating to MTSTSRQLALAVGGPPQTEAQAHSQTGPSNRRRQCWECQRRRLVCDSARPVCAKCKTSGVVCPGYEDKKPLVWLAPGKVKTRTWKRKSPPANKTKDDNSSKGDNKEQSGSELAKAVRSEVSGTRTDHLMHLFPGYELRDETCDVIEATLYWNEQVYPFFAANQLTNSPWLVPVSYIQYMGVTIQHTLVAMAINHRLLSLSSRKNDLHHAEVRARFHQHRCTAIQALNGEISHQNEKRRISDYTMAAVIVFLYADLMGSVTASNWRHHLNGFMAIIEMRGGLRSVCDAAPGYKTVILFCKIIENLANSTSPAYDQVSPLVNFEMRGLTQEIYETGYYPFLPCPVQLFIDIICVNRLRYLATQPESSDTLDSLQTEAEDLLERIIDFSPETWSAAKTESQEQFLTMAQVYQSAVVVFAIASLQSVCVIPASAGWRAVKTIHGSKLMALLEKAAGSQVLRSCVMWPMIVAGFEAKTGTAAVRSFVAKRLAEESVHLGAYLPLATKDILEKFWSSGKKDWDECFDTPYALVT from the exons ATGACTTCCACTTCTAGACAATTGGCGCTCGCAGTAGGTGGACCGCCGCAAACAGAGGCACAAGCACATTCACAGACAGGACCCAGTAATCGGAGAAGGCAATGCTGGGAATGTCAACGGCGCCGACTAGTCTGCGACTCGGCACGCCCCGTCTGCGCAAAGTGCAAGACTAGCGGCGTCGTGTGTCCCGGTTACGAGGACAAGAAGCCGTTGGTATGGCTTGCCCCTGGCAAGGTCAAGACCCGGACGTGGAAACGGAAAAGCCCGCCTGCCAACAAGACTAAAGACGACAATTCATCGAAAGGTGACAACAAAGAGCAGAGCGGGTCAGAACTTGCAAAGGCAGTAAGATCCGAGGTATCAGGTACTCGTACCGACCACCTTATGCACCTTTTTCCAGGTTACGAATTGAGAGATGAAACTTGTGATGTTATTGAGGCTACACTTTACT GGAACGAACAGGTCTACCCATTCTTTGCAGCGAATCAGTTGACCAACAGCCCCTGGCTTGTACCCGTATCGTACATTCAGTACATGGGAGTTACCATCCAACACACTCTCGTTGCCATGGCCATTAACCACCGCTTGCTGAGCTTGTCTTCGAGGAAGAACGACTTGCATCACGCAGAAGTTCGGGCCCGATTCCATCAGCATCGATGTACGGCAATTCAGGCCTTGAATGGAGAGATCAGCCACCAAAATGAGAAGAGGAGAATCTCTGACTACACGATGGCGGCGGTGATTGTGTTCTTATACGCAGAT CTTATGGGATCAGTGACAGCCTCCAACTGGCGGCATCATCTCAACGGCTTCATGGCTATCATCGAGATGCGAGGTGGTCTGAGAAGTGTTTGCGACGCCGCGCCAGGTTACAAGACTGTAATCCTATTCTGCAAGAT CATCGAGAACTTGGCAAATTCAACAAGCCCTGCATACGACCAAGTTTCACCGCTAGTCAATTTCGAAATGAGAGGTCTCACCCAAGAAATCTACGAAACAGGATACTACCCCTTCCTCCCTTGCCCTGTTCAACTATTCATCGATATCATCTGCGTCAACCGCCTCCGATACCTCGCAACGCAACCAGAGTCGTCAGACACACTGGACTCTCTCCAGACAGAAGCTGAAGACCTCCTCGAGCGCATCATAGACTTCTCCCCCGAAACTTGGTCCGCCGCCAAGACCGAATCGCAAGAGCAATTCTTGACAATGGCGCAAGTGTATCAGTCCGCCGTCGTGGTCTTCGCCATCGCCTCCCTGCAGAGCGTCTGTGTGATACCCGCATCCGCGGGCTGGCGGGCCGTGAAGACAATACACGGCAGCAAGCTCATGGCCCTCCTCGAGAAGGCTGCCGGGTCTCAGGTTCTGAGGAGCTGCGTCATGTGGCCGATGATTGTTGCTGGGTTCGAGGCTAAGACGGGGACCGCGGCGGTAAGGTCGTTCGTTGCTAAGCGTTTAGCCGAAGAGAGTGTACACCTTGGTGCGTATTTGCCTCTAGCAACGAAGGATATTCTAGAGAAGTTTTGGTCGTCTGGAAAGAAAGACTGGGATGAGTGTTTCGATACCCCTTATGCTCTGGTTACTTGA
- a CDS encoding GMC oxidoreductase yields the protein MFPSLQTLKDGRPGAENKDISLGRVLWQNLEKRVSQIAEPRVPKLYFLERVEKDRCIVLAMLVKSSLALAFAALVSGATSSSSSQPYEDAYDYIVVGGGTAGVAVAARISEGLPACKILLIEAGPAVWDEPKINVPGMKGSTLATKYDWNFTTVPQSNVNSRTFTVNRGKVLGGSSALNLMSYDRAAVAEYDSWEALGNPGWNWETMIAAMKKSENFTGINTDTYGSEGVGESGPVKAVINRIIPEHQKTWIPTMNALGIESNLESLGGDPLGVMYQPSSIDPTHYNRSYSANAYVPIAGSNLEILSDTTVLKVNLGKATGDSTLQTATGVTLSDGTIVLAQKEVILSAGSIQSPGLLELSGISQCSVLNASGIEQFIELPGVGENLQDHLRIQSSYQLKDNYTSFDILRSNDTYAAEQLALWNAGQVSLYDYTGSGYTFTTWAQAIGNDSRLVTLAKEAAGEDPSVVDKKKLEFMTDPSIPQLEVIFSDGYTGVKGYPASTSPLFGEGFFTLIAAIMHPLSRGDIHINPANTTGKPVINPNYFAHEHDLEAAIQAIKYCRKIANTEPMRSIWENEYEPGLDAVQTDEQWKQFALNTTLSIFHPVGTCSMLPKEDGGVVDSDLKVYGTSNLRVVDASVIPLLISAHVQTAVYGIAEIAAERIIADA from the exons ATGTTCCCGTCCCTCCAGACCTTGAAGGACGGGCGACCTGGGGCGGAGAACAAGGATATTTCTTTGGGCCGCGT GCTCTGGCAGAACTTGGAGAAGCGCGTTTCTCAGATCGCCGAGCCGAGGGTTCCTAAACTTTATTTTCTCGAGCGCGTGGAAAAAGATCGCTGCATCGTCTTAGCCATGCTTGTCAAGTCGAGTCTCGCTCTCGCCTTCGCGGCCCTTGTTTCGGGTGccacttcctcctcctcgtcacAGCCCTATGAGGATGCCTACGATTAT ATCGTCGTCGGCGGTGGCACTGCTGGAGTAGCCGTGGCGGCTCGTATCAGCGAGGGACTCCCTGCCTGCAAGATTCTCCTCATTGAGGCGGGACCCGCGGTGTGGGATGAGCCTAAAATCAACGTCCCCGGCATGAAGGGCTCGACGCTGGCCACAAAGTACGACTGGAACTTCACCACCGTGCCGCAGTCCAATGTCAATAGCCGAACTTTCACGGTCAACCGAGGCAAGGTCCTCGGCGGCAGCTCCGCCCTCAACCTCATGTCGTACGATAGGGCTGCGGTGGCCGAGTATGACAGCTGGGAGGCTCTCGGCAACCCGGGATGGAATTGGGAGACGATGATTGCCGCCATGAAGAAGTCGGAGAACTTTACTGGCATTAATACCGATACGTACGGGTCCGAGGGTGTCGGCGAGAGCGGCCCGGTTAAGGCTGTCATCAACCGCATCATCCCCGAGCATCAGAAGACGTGGATCCCGACGATGAATGCCCTCGGCATTGAGAGCAACTTGGAGTCGCTCGGCGGAGACCCTCTCGGAGTGATGTATCAGCCCAGCAGCATTGATCCGACTCACTACAATAGGTCTTACAGCGCCAACGCCTACGTTCCCATTGCCGGCTCGAACTTGGAAATCCTTTCTGATACCACGGTCCTCAAAGTCAATCTCGGAAAGGCAACGGGTGACTCGACTCTTCAGACGGCCACAGGAGTCACCCTTTCAGACGGAACCATCGTCTTAGCCCAGAAGGAGGTTATCCTATCTGCTGGCTCCATCCAAAGCCCAGGCTTGCTGGAGTTGTCAGGCATTAGCCAGTGCTCCGTTCTCAACGCCTCCGGTATCGAACAATTCATTGAACTTCCTGGTGTTGGCGAGAACCTTCAAGATCATCTTCGAATTCAAAGTTCCTACCAGCTCAAGGACAATTACACCTCCTTTGACATTCTCCGCAGCAATGACACCTACGCCGCTGAGCAGCTGGCCCTCTGGAACGCCGGACAAGTCTCGCTTTACGACTACACCGGCAGCGGCTACACCTTCACGACCTGGGCGCAAGCCATCGGCAACGACTCGCGCCTGGTAACCCTCGCCAAGGAAGCCGCCGGCGAAGACCCCAGTGTCGTTGATAAGAAAAAGCTAGAGTTTATGACCGATCCTTCCATCCCCCAGCTTGAGGTCATCTTCTCGGATGGCTACACCGGCGTCAAGGGGTACCCCGCGTCAACATCTCCTCTCTTTGGCGAAGGGTTCTTCACCCTCATCGCCGCGATCATGCACCCCTTGAGCCGGGGCGATATTCACATCAACCCTGCCAACACCACCGGAAAGCCTGTCATCAACCCGAACTACTTTGCACACGAACATGATCTGGAAGCAGCGATCCAGGCCATCAAGTACTGCCGCAAGATCGCAAACACCGAACCAATGAGATCTATCTGGGAGAACGAGTACGAACCTGGATTGGATGCTGTCCAGACCGACGAGCAGTGGAAACAGTTTGCTCTCAACACGACGTTGAGCATCTTCCACCCCGTCGGAACCTGTTCCATGCTCCCCAAGGAGGATGGCGGTGTTGTTGACAGCGACCTGAAGGTGTACGGCACCTCCAATCTGCGCGTCGTCGATGCTAGTGTCATTCCTCTGCTTATCTCTGCACATGTGCAAACTGCCGTCTATGGTATCGCAGAGATCGCGGCTGAGCGCATCATCGCAGATGCTTAG